atgttaaatttagaaaattatgATAGCAAGTACcaggtatgttttttttaattttattttacgttgttgaattttgttcaaataaaattcaCAGATAGTGAATAtatctcttttttattttatagttgTTATATGGAAAATTTATGTTtccaaatgtttaaattttgaaaatcattattaaaacaaaagatcCAAACTCCAGTtttgttgtatatttttttttaattataactgCTGGCAGTTTTTCTTAATGGAAAGTAATATTGCCATTTTTGAACTACACCAGCTGAAGGAGTCTGGTTCTACGAAGTATTCCATGATGTCCATGCTGATAAGCTTCATCATTTCCGGGATCATCATTGTGTCCTTCGTCCATGTACTGGTCCAAATCTCACGATGAATAACACAGAGATTGTGCAATATACATGCTGATATAACAAGTTTTGTGATTTCTGTAGGGTTGTGGAAGGGCACTTCTTTCAATCAACGAAATCGACCCTTCAAGTGAGAAAATGATCTTTCAACAGTTTGTCGAGCACTTGACACTTTTTTGTTCAACCAATTTTGCTGTGGAGACAAATTGCCATAATTCTTGAAGGGAGAAATCAGCCAGTTCCTCAAAGGGTAGGCATTGTCAGCTAAAAGAAAAATGATCTTGAAGAAATAATGTACCATTTTCTGCTTTTGAGAATAGTTCAGAATTCCTTAACACTCGAGCATCATGGGTACATCCTGGCCAGCCGCAGTAGGCATTTGTAATCATTAAGTTGTTATCAACAACAGCCTGAAAATGACAAATTTGTCAATTAGCTATTGAAATTTTATGCAAAATAGAAAAGTCGGTGTGCTATGTACCAAAAGTcgtgatatttgttttatagaCAGCCATATGCATGCAACATTAAATATTCAGCAATTGTCAAGGCGTATAGCTCAACATGCTAAATCAGTCGGTCATCTTAACTATGCTTCACAAAGACATTTAATTAGCAAGTACTTATCTATAGTACCTTATACATGGTAAATAAGTATACTTGTTGGATATATACCCTACCTGTAGTTGAATCGAAGGgaatttttttctgttgtaataCTCTCTTTCGCCACCAGGGGCACTTGCTAAGCGAATATGTGTTCCGTCGATGAAGCCCACAACACCAGGTATGCCCACACTATCTTCAACTTCTCTTGCAATTTCTCTCTGTCTATCAGCATCTGGCCATCTGATAACCTGTTGAAACCAATATCTGGAATATAGTGTCTATAATATGAGTCGAACAAGAGTCTTGTTACATCATACTTTAAAAACACTTTagtcaaaatatatttgaatttgataCTTCAATCATCAACAGGCTAGgacaaatacagaaaatgagaTGAAAATTAAAGCATGTTCAACCGAAACTAAATATGAATTTTAGCCACACACCTGAGACTGTAACTTGACAATGGCTTCAGTTACCGATGTAACAATGCTGTGAACAGTTGATTTTGACAATCCAAATATGTGGGCGCATTCTCGCATGCTCTGTTGATTGCCGAGATAATTCAAGAAAACAAGAAGCTGCTTATCAGGATTTATTGGGCAGCGACCACCACGGAAGTCTTTAATTAAATCGTCTCTTACACGCTCCAGAAGGCAATCAAACATATCCCTACTTAATCTGTAGTGCGTTTTGAAATCATCCACATTTTCCGGCAGTATCATATCATCTATGACGCCCATATAAGTATTGATTTTTGGTACAGATGGGCGGTTTGCTTTCTGGATGTGCAAAGCCATAGCAGACATCATGTATTTGTGTCGAGAAATCGTCTCATCATCAGAATCACTGATCAAGTAATCCATTAGTATTAAGTGCTGTATTATTCTTGTGGGGGCCGCCATCTTTAACTATAGTTTATGAACTAGAGCGCGTTCGATTCGCAACTTTATCGTCATGCGTAGTGCCTGCTTCCTGTTCAGACTAAAGTTAACGCTCGAACTGCACCTATGGTAGCTAATATTGGTAAATATAAAGAATGTACATACATTGACATAGCATTCTCTATCTCTGGATCCATACGGACTGTCAGCTGAATTCAATAAAGATTGTGAATTTAGTGAATGTTGtgtaaaattataatacatgtacgaaAATTGTAAActtgtatttttcttcttttctttttgttacagTTCTAGGCTGGGAACGAACATTGGTTTATGTGAATTGTCCTTACCCAAAACGTTACACTCGTCTGATCACATCAATGGCAGTTATAAATTTGTTAAGAAGAAAATAAGTTTATCACATAATTCTTCCTGATATCGAATGATTTAGCCCGCAATCTAATTACAATTAGATCTGCTATGTCGCTCTCGTAGAAGATCTAACCACATCCCATTGTCATGTCAGGAGTCTATATGCCTACATAAAAAATGACTAATCAAACGCTTGCCTACAAAATGCTGAAAACACTCCGATTCGTTTTCGGTATAATCGTTTTAGAAAGAGCTCCGAAAGGCTCCGAATGACGAAAAGAAAAAACCCATGCACGATACGTCTCAGTCGCCTTCAACTGCAAGAAAAGTGTTGATAAGGAAAATGTTTGATTTGTGCATCTCCTTTTCTCAGAATGCTCAGAACGGGTATTAGTCGTAAGAAAGAAACTGCAAAAACTTGAGACTTACAGAATAAAGGGTTTCTAATATCAGGAAGGTAATCATTATTTGTCCTTGTCATTCATTCCAAGTGGATCTCGAAATGAAAGTGGCATAGGCAACAAATACTAGACAGGTTGAGCATGCCATCAAtttatatcaacaaaatatGACCATGAGGAAACAGCTGAACGAACCGTTGGCCAGAGTAGACAGCTTGGTCGGAAAAACAAACCAAGCTACTGAGGCTGTGAAGGGATCTCTCTGCACCAGGAAACATCCCGTGTTTAAAGTGCCGCTATTAAGCCCTGGACCATGTGTGACTACAGTCTACTGCcacgaaaaaaaataaccaataatatacatatatatatattatagtatcaagggtatgaactcggcggtcgagaaaaacggaccgatttttttaaaaccgtgattattttaataaatgggttctatacaacattgacggatatcttaccttaaagagaaataatttttctttccattgagtccttgatgaacaaaattggccaagtattgacgaagttatggcttgatgaatcgggaaatttgctaaaaatatgctaggtagacatttccctgtcctgtcgaaatgtcgtctctgctctaatgggcacctcaaaaaccaagccaaaatcacaaaatctacgcttgtggtggtaaacagtacccataactgtgttcatccacaatctacTTTGGAgttgtcatgacccgtactttgtagaaagtCCATTTAAACATcttgtagctcacttactttacccgtcaccgccatgttcatttttctctcggaactcTTCTTGACTTTACATATcatgactacattatgcaaattatgtaatattgtGCTTGTGtgtgtaaactcgagaagcgttcccgagagaaaaatgaacatggcggtgacgattaaagtaagtgagctacacgatgtttaaatggagtttctacaaagtacgggtcatgacacctccaaaggagattgtggatgaacacagttatgggtactgtttaccaccacaagcgtagatttcgtgattttggcttggtttttgaggtacccattagagccgagacgacatttcgaccggacagggaaatgtctacctagcatatttttcgtaaattttccgattcatcaagccataacttcgtcaatacttggccaattttgttcatcaagcactcaatggaaagaaaaattatttctctttaaggtaagatatccgtcaatgttgtatagaatccatttattaaaataatcacggttttaaaaaaataggtccgtttgtctcgaccgccgagttcatacccttgatactataatatatatatatatgtatactgttggttaaaaattttcgtgccaggtccctgtgtctaCTGCCGTCTTTGTGGCGATAGCCAGGGGTCATTGTTCTGGCTTGGCTGTGGGTTTCGAAACCCCAAAACAAAAAGGCAGGACTGCAATTACTGGGTTCAACAGAATTGTGTTGGTCTGTTTTTCATTACAGAAAAAGAGCTAAGTAAAGTTCCTTTCTTTTGTAGAAAGCACAGTCCTAGCCATGggaaaaaagtaattaattttgtgaaattacTTGTTATTACAACCAAGAAGGAATTTAGTACCCATTGAACAAAGTATTCTTcttttaacaagagatcccagagggatcttggcgcccaccaaagtatgatctacgtctgacaatggatagagggatcttttctctgcttttcaaactttttcaaacaaacaacatatatgaaatatgaaacagatcacttcattacttttttagaaatagcagtaacaaacttcaactatcaaaatcaaaaatggctACCTGTCGGTCATCTTGGTAaccgatcggtccgaaaatgcaatatgcacaactaaggtcctaggggaacatacatataaaatttgagagagattgcttcagtactttatgagaaatagcggtaacaaactttaactatcaaaatccaagatggaggcctggcggccatcttgttcaccgatcggtcccaaaatgcattatgcacattatttatacatatatatatataataaataaatgttgaatatccttgtgatggaatttaaatagaaaaaacaaaTCTGCCATCGATCTCTAACGTTTTCCCACTGTTCTTCAGAATAAACATCTCTTGAAGAACAGCGGCAGCTGGGAAAACGTTAGAGATCGAtggcagatttgttttagtatGTATATCTACGTATACATATAAAAGAGAAAACtcgacatatacatacatacattatgAAATGTAATAATTATGCACTTCTTGTCAGAAAACTTTAAATTTGATTCCCAACAAGATTGCATTGCTTGGACATAGAGGATACACtgcatataatgatatatactaTCCtgcattaaaataatatttacatcacCATAAGACAACTCCATGGCTTTACCATTTTTACCATCATGAAGTTGCATAATTACAGCGTGCCCCATTACGTACAGGTGTACGTGATTCACGCATCAAAAGTAATATGCACGTACACAAATTGGAAGCCGAGGGTACACTGCACGTACGATAAAATGGGTGTAAAAGCTAATAAAATGGGTGTAAAAACTGAAAACAGTTGTTATtcgtaatttatatattaaaattgtcGGAAGAAATGACGAGACAACATCGTCCTGATCTTTCTGTAAGCTGGTTGCTACTGGCGATTTCCCtgcattttgattggctgatcaTGACGACCCATCGATCTAGGTTATTTCCTAACCTGAATAATGTTTCGCTATTTGATTATGGGCGCTATCACACACTAGGGATCGTTAGGCGTAACACCAGTGGTGTTTACTTGTCCGATTTTGTAAACATGGAGCCGTCTAAAAAGCGTACGATTAGCGATTTCTTTGCGAGTCCTTCTACCACCAAAAGAAAATCCGTGAATGAAACATCGTCTGAAAACGTAGATCAATGTAAGAAACGAGTAAAAAAGTTCCAACCCCAGTGGTTGAAGGAATTCTCATGGCTACAACGTGATGAGACTGCAGACACcatgaaatgtaatatttgtattgACGGTAAATCTGTAGGCCAGTTTACCGAAGGCTGCTCTAATTTTCAAAGGAGTGCTCTTGTTAGACATCAAGATTCAAACCCACACAAGGCAGCGTTAGGTACTATCGCCGGAAGGCGATATATGGCGGCTGCACAAAAGGTGAGAATGCAGTAACTTCATTGCCtgcattataataataaaagcCCAAATAAAGTGATACTGAAAGtctgttgttgtgtttaaaAATTACTAAAAATCCAAAACAATGTacaagtaataaactgttaattAACACTACTGTAAGCCTGTTCTATCAGTGGTCTATTTGATTCAGCcaattctatttttttctttacttcTATGAATCTAATTAGTCCTTTCTAATGTATCCTCTAAACTCATACTTCTTATTCTATTCTCATTCCTGGCAGATCGTGAAAGAAAAACATAATGATACACTCATTGCTCAGCTGAGAACAGCCCTATTCATGGCAAAAGAAAACATCCCAGATAGAAAATTTGGTGCATTGGTTGATCTTCAACTTTCTAATGGTGCCACTGCTTTCCATTCCGAGTCTGGCAGTGCCAAATGTGGCATATATACATCGCATCATGCTGTATCAGATATGCAGAAGGCATTAGCCAGCATTGctaaagaaaatgtaattgcTGCTGCCCAATCCAGTCCCTTCATTGGACTTATGTTTGATGAATCCCTCGATGTTGCTATCAACAAAAAACTTGTCATGTACTGTAAAGTATTGCATCACGGGACAGTCAAAATCAGTTTCTGCGGAAATGTGGTAGTGCAAGATGGAAAAgctgaaacaatatttgacacagtatcaaattttttaaatgataacaaCATTCCTATGTGTAAAGTTTCTGGGCTAGGCACTGATGGTGCAGCTGTCATGATGGGTAAAAAGGGTGGGGTTGGAAAGAGGTTTGTGGATGTTAATCCTAATATAGTCCATATTTGGTGTAGTGCACACAGACTTGCACTGGTATCTTTTTGGGCTGCAAAAAATGTACCAGCTCTGCAAAATGTTCAGCAAGTTTTGACAGAAATTTACAACTACTTTCATTATTCTGCACAGCGGTACAACCGAATAAAAGAGATTCAAAATGTTATGCATAGCTATGTTAAAAGGTTTAAAAAAACCAAGtatgcaggtagggcgttagaattgtacctgctgcccctattgcatgatcgtaaaaggcgactaaattta
The DNA window shown above is from Argopecten irradians isolate NY chromosome 8, Ai_NY, whole genome shotgun sequence and carries:
- the LOC138328968 gene encoding uncharacterized protein, which encodes MAAPTRIIQHLILMDYLISDSDDETISRHKYMMSAMALHIQKANRPSVPKINTYMGVIDDMILPENVDDFKTHYRLSRDMFDCLLERVRDDLIKDFRGGRCPINPDKQLLVFLNYLGNQQSMRECAHIFGLSKSTVHSIVTSVTEAIVKLQSQVIRWPDADRQREIAREVEDSVGIPGVVGFIDGTHIRLASAPGGEREYYNRKKFPSIQLQAVVDNNLMITNAYCGWPGCTHDARVLRNSELFSKAENGTLFLQDHFSFS
- the LOC138329876 gene encoding zinc finger protein 862-like is translated as MEPSKKRTISDFFASPSTTKRKSVNETSSENVDQCKKRVKKFQPQWLKEFSWLQRDETADTMKCNICIDGKSVGQFTEGCSNFQRSALVRHQDSNPHKAALGTIAGRRYMAAAQKIVKEKHNDTLIAQLRTALFMAKENIPDRKFGALVDLQLSNGATAFHSESGSAKCGIYTSHHAVSDMQKALASIAKENVIAAAQSSPFIGLMFDESLDVAINKKLVMYCKVLHHGTVKISFCGNVVVQDGKAETIFDTVSNFLNDNNIPMCKVSGLGTDGAAVMMGKKGGVGKRFVDVNPNIVHIWCSAHRLALVSFWAAKNVPALQNVQQVLTEIYNYFHYSAQRYNRIKEIQNVMHSYVKRFKKTKYAVMVLSMEHDANDRDPITSTKAKGFLKKLKSFSFISTLSTLKDILGHLTRASKFFQRDVLDVGQVEMMVLSLKTLFQDLLQAEHSPTVQDVLQQISAGNAYCGIELNVSENMKTHAKNLKNTFVRNLVQELETRFEEKTMHVLSHMNTILDPSKLPQSAAGIQTHGRDELQNILDFFDGRLDHSDDARDSFLQYKYLLNVNRNKSVSEFCTLLSKDMHVLFPFYATLAEFFMTVPLTSVPCERGFSNQNRIHTYARNRMNPQTLENKMFLTQASSSPDYDENEFLHLAKNKFKPTK